A genomic stretch from Candidatus Latescibacterota bacterium includes:
- a CDS encoding isoamylase early set domain-containing protein, translating to MKILQSHNNITLKVVMLFVVFASLSMSSPGRVDANNSLYDVKQQLTSFLQSGADPEVIRENHILYPVVRFPVLATTTLYLFGDDPAYLEHFYPRINDLVMRRFASTAITPEGFIPNDGNGEKQSNVYISPSLNALGCIELHALHMIAARAGLQEDALELRKWSHQFSSAVLKTFFDHTRGCFYPVSREGNYMIRHSPDLLLPLSIDHSLSRAEKTRIANRLMHSMENMRSGVQGGSIWNNPAIRPLVVTLLSGIEGFPAARLAGLAESPVHRPPSGSHPAGSTSTWSSIWNDPTSLRDILFPPAEKISSLLLFMDIMRREDLLAEKIESGLVSDVENLNEILSQSCASIDEHISNMKLVNSLLLRFGDISNRLDKNEKIWKIIDDVRWNKLSPRTRKHSTFAAAEAVDELNRAKQTLSQIFMKDSETRFDLAMPDMAVPLGKSIELEISIRNGSHDLEIDRALFQMSGNRWKMTDDGTPIKIDAGAPPWRWKKTFNLPPGSVPGVIELPAFIDFMSNGKRVEIHFDESLVLTTGYDVTLDMPEGRKFTGSEVLAASIAIRYRSVGSTQGEVDGVFLDGIQCSPELPARFLVKGGAEITELPIHFARLGGISPGTYPISLSVSLGGNRIAFFENELIVPIEWLHLGPIKNRTWALEDGVQLQDNLATSYLTPEGKQLRWSSVANGAMDHEGSVMPDHLYGAGADRGMLLYTVISVAKQSKIRWKVDTRNIVSLWINSSPVLESESGRDSWDGTVILRKGKNSILLATCWPLTATPISFSMMDESGLPVPGLKNDLSGLIGEQFASIENNTDISGKVSDDDHPRETSFIVSIPDAADVTVIGEFNNWAPQATPMIKGSDGRWSVTLLLVKGTYHYKFLIDRKVKITDPSNDTVEPDGFGGMNSVITVR from the coding sequence ATCCGGTCGTACGATTCCCTGTCCTCGCAACGACCACCCTCTACCTGTTCGGAGACGATCCGGCATATCTGGAACATTTCTATCCACGGATAAACGACCTTGTGATGAGGCGTTTCGCATCGACGGCGATAACCCCTGAAGGATTCATTCCGAACGATGGAAACGGGGAGAAACAAAGTAATGTCTATATCTCACCATCGCTGAACGCACTGGGATGCATCGAGCTTCACGCGCTTCACATGATCGCAGCACGGGCCGGATTACAGGAAGACGCACTCGAACTGAGGAAATGGTCACATCAGTTTTCTTCCGCTGTTCTAAAGACTTTCTTCGATCATACGAGAGGCTGTTTCTACCCTGTCTCCAGGGAGGGGAATTATATGATCAGGCATTCCCCGGATCTTCTCCTTCCTCTGTCCATAGACCATTCTCTGAGCCGGGCCGAGAAGACTAGGATCGCAAACAGGTTGATGCATAGTATGGAGAACATGCGCTCAGGGGTACAAGGCGGCTCCATATGGAACAATCCAGCTATCAGGCCGCTGGTGGTCACTCTGCTGTCCGGAATCGAGGGATTCCCGGCCGCAAGACTTGCAGGCCTGGCTGAATCACCTGTGCACAGGCCACCTTCAGGTTCACATCCTGCCGGAAGTACATCAACATGGTCCTCGATCTGGAACGACCCCACAAGCCTTCGAGACATACTCTTTCCACCGGCCGAAAAGATCTCATCCCTGCTTCTGTTCATGGATATAATGCGCAGAGAGGACCTTCTCGCTGAGAAAATTGAGTCCGGACTTGTATCCGATGTCGAGAACCTCAACGAGATCCTTTCGCAGAGCTGCGCTTCGATCGATGAACATATCTCAAATATGAAACTGGTCAACAGTCTGCTCCTGAGATTCGGCGACATTTCGAACCGTCTCGATAAGAACGAAAAGATCTGGAAAATCATCGATGATGTGAGGTGGAACAAGCTTTCCCCCAGGACGAGAAAACATTCGACATTTGCCGCGGCCGAGGCCGTGGACGAACTCAACCGCGCAAAACAGACACTGTCACAAATATTCATGAAAGATTCAGAGACAAGGTTTGACCTGGCAATGCCTGATATGGCCGTTCCGCTGGGAAAAAGCATAGAACTTGAAATATCGATAAGAAACGGTTCGCATGATCTCGAAATCGACCGGGCACTTTTCCAGATGTCTGGTAACAGGTGGAAGATGACAGATGACGGTACACCCATCAAGATAGATGCCGGAGCACCGCCCTGGAGATGGAAGAAGACTTTCAATCTGCCACCCGGATCGGTTCCAGGAGTGATCGAGTTACCAGCGTTCATCGATTTCATGTCAAACGGAAAACGTGTGGAGATACACTTTGACGAAAGCCTGGTACTTACTACTGGATACGATGTGACTCTCGATATGCCTGAGGGCCGGAAATTCACAGGCAGCGAAGTCCTTGCGGCCAGTATCGCCATCAGATACAGAAGTGTCGGTAGTACACAGGGCGAAGTGGATGGCGTCTTCCTTGATGGGATACAATGTTCCCCAGAGCTTCCTGCCAGATTCCTGGTAAAAGGTGGAGCCGAGATCACCGAGTTGCCGATTCACTTTGCGAGGCTCGGAGGGATCTCTCCTGGCACCTATCCAATCTCCCTCTCCGTCTCCCTGGGTGGAAACAGGATAGCATTCTTTGAGAATGAATTGATCGTCCCGATAGAATGGCTTCATCTGGGCCCGATTAAAAACAGGACCTGGGCTCTCGAAGACGGAGTCCAGCTTCAGGACAACCTGGCGACAAGCTACCTTACTCCTGAAGGTAAGCAACTGAGATGGTCTTCTGTCGCCAATGGCGCCATGGACCACGAGGGCAGTGTCATGCCAGACCATCTGTACGGAGCAGGGGCAGACAGAGGAATGCTTTTGTATACGGTGATTTCCGTGGCAAAACAGTCTAAAATAAGGTGGAAAGTCGACACTCGAAATATCGTATCTCTCTGGATCAACTCATCTCCTGTTCTGGAATCAGAGAGTGGGCGTGATTCGTGGGACGGCACCGTTATACTCAGAAAAGGCAAGAATTCCATTCTTCTGGCCACCTGCTGGCCCCTCACGGCTACACCGATATCGTTTTCCATGATGGACGAATCCGGGCTTCCCGTTCCAGGACTGAAAAACGATCTTTCGGGTCTGATAGGAGAACAATTCGCTTCCATTGAAAACAACACCGACATTTCGGGCAAGGTCAGCGATGATGACCATCCGAGAGAGACAAGCTTCATCGTCAGTATCCCCGATGCCGCGGATGTTACGGTAATAGGAGAATTCAATAACTGGGCTCCCCAGGCCACCCCCATGATCAAAGGATCCGACGGCAGATGGTCCGTTACTCTCCTGCTTGTGAAAGGAACATATCATTACAAGTTCCTGATCGATCGAAAAGTCAAGATCACAGATCCGTCGAACGACACCGTTGAGCCGGACGGGTTCGGAGGCATGAACTCGGTAATAACGGTCAGGTGA